One Rhodococcus jostii RHA1 DNA window includes the following coding sequences:
- a CDS encoding BMC domain-containing protein, producing MSDAIGMIETRGYVASLAAADAMVKAANVTLIGRAEVGDGLVAVIINGDVGAVKAATEAGSETAATIGELVSVHVIPRPHADLGKHFTVNGNQ from the coding sequence ATGAGTGATGCAATCGGCATGATCGAAACCCGCGGCTACGTCGCTTCCCTTGCGGCCGCCGACGCCATGGTCAAAGCGGCCAACGTCACCCTGATCGGTCGCGCAGAGGTCGGTGACGGACTCGTCGCCGTCATCATCAACGGCGACGTCGGTGCCGTGAAGGCAGCCACCGAGGCAGGCTCGGAAACCGCCGCCACCATTGGTGAGCTCGTCTCCGTCCACGTCATCCCCCGACCCCACGCCGACCTCGGCAAGCACTTCACCGTCAACGGAAACCAGTAA